A single Nicotiana tabacum cultivar K326 chromosome 5, ASM71507v2, whole genome shotgun sequence DNA region contains:
- the LOC107782975 gene encoding uncharacterized protein LOC107782975: MIIAGFTGQLKGWWDNYLTQDQRFQIMHATKTEDDKIVQNSVYSLVMNIIEYFSRRWSDNSETIRTMLQNLRCKTLTSFRWYKDVFLSRVMELPESNSTHWKSKFIDGLPPLFAERIRKVLRGTGMRIDYNNYSYGKLFSVCTQEGLALSNEIKLNQQINKHRLIERQQLGEFYEQFTIDIPFKRKKSHKKDFKNKNGSPEKRHEKTQRRKAFHIARKGFIKSKNPQACYKYGRVGHYAKDCKIKDKIKELDLDDHIKDSLCKILLNSSPKIYVTDEGSSSTSEDLRVLHEESYTSSSEEEQDS, translated from the coding sequence ATGATTATTGCTGGATTTACTGGTCAACTGAaaggctggtgggataattatctcaCCCAAGACCAGCGCTTTCAAATAATGCATGCAACCAAGACTGAAGATGATAAGATTGTTCAAAACTCAGTCTATTCTTTAGTCATGAATATCATTGAATACTTTTCTAGAAGATGGTCTGATAATAGTGAGACCATTAGAACAATGCTCCAGAATTTGAGGTGTAAAACCCTCACAtcttttagatggtataaagatgttTTCTTATCCAGAGTGATGGAACTGCCAGAGAGTAATAGTACTCATTGGAAGTCTAAGTTCATAGATGGACTCCCGCCTTTATTTGCTGAAAGGATTCGAAAAGTCCTTAGAGGCACTGGAATGAGAATTGATTATAATAATTACTCATATGGTAAATTATTTAGTGTATGCACTCAAGAAGGTTTAGCTCTCTCTAATGAGATCAAGTTAAACCAACAAATTAACAAACATCGTCTCATTGAGAGACAACAACTAGGTGAATTCTATGAACAATTCACCATTGATATACCATTTAAAAGAAAGAAATCCCATAAAAAGGatttcaaaaataagaatggtTCGCCGGAAAAACGGCATGAAAAAACGCAAAGAAGAAAGGCATTTCATATAGCCAGAAAGGGTTTTATAAAGTCTAAAAACCCTCAGGCCTGTTATAAATATGGAAGAGTAGGTCATTACGCAAAAGATTGCAAGATCAAAGATAAGATCAAAGAACTGGATTTAGATGATCATATCAAAGATTCTTTATGTAAGATTCTTTTGAATTCTTCTCCAAAAATATATGTTACTGATGAAGGATCATCATCAACAAGTGAAGACCTAAGGGTCCTTCATGAAGAAAGTTATACTTCATCTTCTGAAGAAGAGCAAGATTCCTGA